One Sphingomonas sp. LHG3406-1 genomic window carries:
- the secF gene encoding protein translocase subunit SecF: MKLLKLVPDDTNIDFMKVRNIALMLSLLVTIASLALVGIRGLNLGIDFVGGQMVRATFAQQVPIEDLRGKVEALNVGDASIQEFGDGRTYQIRLPRPEGQDAQAAAIVSQVRVMLQQQYPGVNVGAGEAVSGKVSGELARDGLLAITLAMLGVAIYIWFRFEWQFGVGALLTLFHDVSVILGFFAVTRLQVDLNIVAAFLAVVGYSLNDTVVIYDRIRENLRKFRKMQIVPLLNLSLNETLSRTIVTSGSIMLALAMLLIFGPDVIFGLTAAILLGTFIGTYSSIYISAPVLVWLGVKPDSFLKVDDKAPALAGGDGAVV; the protein is encoded by the coding sequence ATGAAACTGCTCAAGCTCGTTCCCGACGACACCAACATCGACTTCATGAAGGTGCGCAACATCGCCCTCATGCTGTCGCTGCTGGTCACCATCGCCAGCCTCGCGCTGGTGGGGATCAGAGGCCTCAACCTCGGCATCGACTTCGTCGGCGGGCAGATGGTGCGCGCGACCTTCGCGCAGCAGGTCCCGATCGAGGACCTGCGCGGCAAGGTCGAGGCGCTGAACGTCGGCGACGCCAGCATCCAGGAATTCGGCGACGGCCGGACCTACCAGATCCGCCTTCCGCGGCCCGAAGGACAGGACGCGCAGGCGGCCGCCATCGTCAGCCAGGTCCGGGTCATGCTCCAGCAGCAATATCCGGGGGTGAACGTCGGTGCCGGTGAGGCGGTTTCCGGCAAGGTGTCCGGCGAACTGGCCCGCGACGGCCTGCTGGCCATTACTCTCGCCATGCTCGGGGTCGCCATCTACATTTGGTTCCGCTTCGAATGGCAGTTCGGCGTCGGCGCCCTGCTCACCCTGTTCCACGACGTGTCGGTGATCCTCGGCTTCTTTGCCGTGACCCGGCTGCAGGTCGACCTCAACATCGTCGCCGCCTTCCTCGCAGTGGTCGGCTATTCGTTGAACGATACCGTCGTCATCTACGACCGTATCCGCGAGAACCTGCGCAAGTTCCGCAAGATGCAGATCGTGCCCCTGCTTAACCTTTCATTGAACGAGACGCTGAGCCGGACGATCGTCACTTCGGGCTCGATCATGCTGGCGCTCGCCATGTTGCTGATCTTCGGCCCGGACGTCATCTTCGGCCTGACCGCCGCAATCCTGCTCGGCACCTTCATCGGCACCTATTCGTCCATCTACATCTCGGCGCCCGTGCTGGTGTGGCTGGGGGTCAAGCCCGACAGCTTCCTCAAGGTGGACGACAAGGCACCCGCGCTGGCAGGCGGCGACGGCGCGGTGGTGTAA
- the secD gene encoding protein translocase subunit SecD, giving the protein MFDLPRWKIWGIFLAIAFGIAFAIPSLFPRDQVATWPTFVPRTQIALGLDIAGGSQLLLEADLADAERQRVAAMEDSVSQELRRDPRIQVGDISTSDGRVSFILRDPTQLDAAVERLRTLTQGVGLTGTRTWNVSTQDGNRVIMTPTPEGAQQAIRDAMTVARDVVRRRIDPSGTREVTVINQGQNRILVQVPGIDDPESLKRLIGQTARLEFKLVDERADPEQVAQGRAPPGSQILTMANGGAPVALQRRVMVSGEQVAQAQQTFDQQSGAPVVSIRFDSSGARRFGRVTTDNVGKPFAIILDNKVISVANINEPILGGSAQISGGFTVETANELAIALSSGKLPVKLDVIEERTVSAELGRDSIEKGLIASAIAILAVMLFMIVTYGRFGVYANVALVVNAFLILAIMGIAGSALTLPGIAGFVLTIGAAVDANVLINERIREEQKRGRKLLDAIDTGYKEASTAIFDANITNVIAAALMWYFGSGPVRGFAVVLLIGIATSVFTAVNFTRLLVALWVKRKRPKELHI; this is encoded by the coding sequence ATGTTCGACCTGCCGCGGTGGAAGATCTGGGGCATCTTCCTGGCGATCGCCTTTGGGATCGCCTTTGCCATTCCCAGCTTATTTCCGCGCGATCAGGTAGCGACCTGGCCGACCTTCGTTCCCCGCACGCAGATCGCCCTCGGCCTCGATATCGCCGGTGGTAGCCAGCTGCTGCTCGAAGCCGACCTTGCCGACGCCGAGCGCCAGCGGGTGGCGGCGATGGAAGACAGCGTCTCCCAGGAGCTCCGGCGCGATCCGCGCATCCAGGTCGGCGACATTTCGACGTCCGACGGCCGGGTCAGCTTCATCCTGCGCGATCCGACCCAGCTCGACGCCGCGGTCGAGCGGCTTCGCACCCTTACCCAGGGCGTCGGCCTGACCGGCACCCGGACCTGGAACGTCAGCACGCAGGACGGCAACCGGGTCATCATGACTCCGACGCCCGAGGGCGCGCAGCAGGCCATCCGCGATGCCATGACCGTCGCCCGCGACGTCGTCCGCCGCCGAATCGACCCGTCGGGCACCCGGGAAGTCACCGTCATCAACCAGGGCCAGAACCGCATCCTGGTGCAGGTCCCCGGAATCGACGATCCCGAGAGCCTGAAGCGGCTGATCGGCCAGACCGCCCGGCTCGAATTCAAGCTGGTCGACGAGCGCGCCGACCCCGAGCAGGTGGCGCAGGGCCGTGCCCCGCCGGGCAGCCAGATCCTGACGATGGCCAATGGCGGCGCTCCGGTCGCCCTGCAGCGGCGCGTGATGGTCAGCGGCGAGCAGGTCGCTCAGGCGCAGCAGACGTTCGACCAGCAGAGCGGCGCGCCGGTCGTGAGCATCCGCTTCGACAGCAGCGGCGCGCGCCGCTTCGGACGGGTGACCACCGACAATGTCGGCAAGCCCTTCGCCATCATCCTCGACAACAAGGTGATCTCGGTCGCCAACATCAACGAGCCGATCCTCGGCGGAAGCGCGCAGATCAGCGGCGGTTTCACGGTCGAGACCGCGAACGAGCTGGCGATCGCCTTGTCCTCGGGCAAGCTGCCGGTGAAGCTGGACGTGATCGAGGAGCGCACCGTTTCCGCCGAGCTCGGCCGCGACTCGATCGAGAAGGGCCTGATCGCCTCCGCCATCGCCATTCTGGCGGTCATGCTGTTCATGATCGTGACCTATGGCCGGTTCGGCGTCTATGCGAACGTGGCGCTGGTGGTGAACGCCTTCCTGATCCTGGCGATCATGGGCATCGCCGGATCGGCGCTGACCCTGCCCGGAATCGCCGGCTTCGTGCTGACCATCGGCGCGGCGGTCGATGCCAACGTGCTGATCAACGAGCGCATCCGCGAGGAGCAGAAGCGCGGACGCAAGCTGCTCGACGCGATCGATACCGGCTACAAGGAAGCGTCCACCGCCATTTTCGACGCCAACATCACCAACGTCATCGCCGCCGCCTTGATGTGGTATTTCGGCTCGGGTCCGGTGCGAGGCTTCGCGGTCGTGCTGCTGATCGGCATCGCCACCTCGGTCTTCACCGCCGTCAACTTCACGCGGCTGCTGGTCGCCCTGTGGGTCAAGCGCAAGCGGCCCAAGGAACTGCACATATGA
- the yajC gene encoding preprotein translocase subunit YajC produces the protein MSLILAAAAPAAPGGAAAFIFQIFPFLLIFVIFYFLMIRPQQKRMKDHQAMIAAVKKGDEVVTAGGIRGRVSRVVDDHEVEVEIAQNVKVRVVKSTLSTVINPSPKSAND, from the coding sequence ATGAGCCTGATCCTCGCAGCCGCAGCGCCCGCAGCGCCGGGCGGTGCCGCCGCCTTCATTTTCCAGATCTTCCCCTTCCTGCTGATCTTCGTGATCTTCTATTTCCTGATGATCCGTCCGCAGCAGAAGCGGATGAAGGATCACCAGGCGATGATCGCGGCGGTCAAGAAGGGCGATGAAGTGGTCACCGCCGGGGGCATCCGCGGCCGCGTCAGCCGCGTCGTCGACGACCACGAGGTCGAGGTGGAGATCGCGCAGAACGTCAAGGTGCGGGTCGTCAAGTCGACCCTGTCCACCGTCATCAATCCAAGCCCCAAGAGCGCGAACGACTGA
- a CDS encoding TIGR02117 family protein, with translation MRIALALAAMPCLYLLAALLGALVPLNPGWSEPERGTTIYLRSNGVHLDIMMPAAAHGLDWRPLLPEEDFRAAPAEPRWFGFGAGERRVYLETPAWSDLSARTAWAALTGGERVIHVERTGDAGSDLYAIRLRPEEYRRLWAAIRAEFDGPPQRIDHPGYGLEDAFYHGRGHASAVQTCNQWVADKLRLAGVETSLWSPFVQGLAWRYRPVTPGQPG, from the coding sequence ATGCGAATCGCCTTGGCGCTCGCTGCCATGCCTTGCCTGTACCTCCTGGCGGCGCTGCTCGGCGCGCTGGTTCCGCTCAACCCCGGCTGGTCGGAGCCGGAGCGGGGGACGACCATCTATCTGCGCTCGAACGGCGTGCATCTCGACATCATGATGCCGGCGGCGGCGCATGGCCTCGACTGGCGGCCGCTGTTGCCGGAGGAGGACTTCCGAGCGGCGCCGGCAGAGCCGCGCTGGTTCGGCTTCGGCGCGGGCGAGCGGCGCGTCTATCTCGAGACCCCTGCGTGGAGCGACCTCAGCGCCCGCACTGCCTGGGCGGCACTGACCGGCGGCGAACGGGTGATCCATGTCGAGCGCACCGGAGATGCCGGAAGCGACCTTTACGCCATCCGCCTCCGTCCGGAGGAATATCGCCGCCTGTGGGCCGCGATCCGTGCCGAGTTCGACGGGCCGCCGCAGCGGATCGATCATCCCGGCTATGGCCTCGAAGACGCCTTCTACCATGGCCGCGGCCACGCCAGCGCGGTGCAGACCTGCAATCAGTGGGTCGCCGACAAGCTCCGGCTCGCCGGAGTCGAGACCAGCCTCTGGTCGCCCTTCGTGCAGGGCCTCGCCTGGCGCTATCGCCCGGTCACCCCGGGTCAGCCGGGATAA
- a CDS encoding GFA family protein codes for MDMAEQGGCMCGAVRYEIREGAQPVHHALCHCRDCQRASGTPATSWSLFQREDVTISGEPRSYQSSEHAERQFCGTCGTSLFYRNEQIFPGQIDIQSATFDHPDAFPVQGQIQTAERIGWMGKLDGLPSFERYPG; via the coding sequence ATGGACATGGCGGAGCAGGGTGGCTGCATGTGCGGCGCGGTGCGGTACGAGATCCGCGAAGGCGCGCAGCCGGTCCATCACGCGCTCTGCCACTGCCGGGACTGCCAGCGGGCGAGCGGCACGCCGGCGACCAGCTGGAGCCTGTTCCAGCGCGAGGACGTGACCATCTCCGGCGAGCCCAGGAGCTACCAGAGCTCCGAGCATGCCGAGCGGCAGTTCTGCGGCACCTGCGGGACCAGCCTCTTCTACCGCAACGAACAGATCTTCCCGGGTCAGATCGACATTCAGTCGGCGACCTTCGACCATCCGGACGCCTTCCCGGTGCAGGGCCAGATCCAGACGGCCGAGCGGATCGGCTGGATGGGCAAGCTCGACGGCCTGCCCTCTTTCGAGCGTTATCCCGGCTGA
- a CDS encoding methyl-accepting chemotaxis protein, translating to MKRMLQDTGIMKKILAMMLMLGVIAIVTAGVNAWKITSIDARYSELVENKLPAITQMVRSNRMTAEVLKNALRTALYAPGSEDSRRAAAELEDRIREGQMAMDKAVELDPELGPAVATLKGEAATIARLSREAVQRAQAGDQGGALRLLSEADRLTTTFGANLKRGNDERIAASEAESHALAEMTNSSLVMGLLISILATGGALFMAYWVVNGTIVTPLLQLNGQMATLARGDHTISILHRDRNDEIGTMSRSLAIFRDQAEERAKLEEEKQQAAAEQELVVKTLGTHLDQLAAGDLTTEIKEYFPHSYRQLRMAFNAAIQSLGGLIKSVSDSTAEIRTGSGEIAQASEDLARRTESNAASLEETSAAVAQMDGRLKASAASATETVGRADQAIATVSGGRAVADEAVQAMGRVSESAKGIDSVIEGLDKIAFQTRVLAMNAAVEAGRAGEAGRGFAVVADLVSALAMRAEEEAKRARDQLTVTQTDIVTAVDAVGQVDAALQNISADVGEVHQLLASMASDNQAQAMAITEINAAIASMDQSTQQNAAMVEQTSAAARNLLSEVTGLSEQASRFRCQSAGKVAATAAAAATAAAPRPKPPATTFPRLGKEGSYKSPITPLPAAAVESLTRPSVAQDDWNEF from the coding sequence ATGAAGCGGATGCTGCAGGACACCGGGATCATGAAGAAGATTTTGGCGATGATGCTGATGCTTGGCGTCATCGCCATCGTCACTGCCGGCGTGAATGCATGGAAGATCACGAGCATCGACGCCCGCTACAGCGAGCTGGTCGAGAACAAGCTCCCGGCGATCACGCAGATGGTGCGAAGCAACCGTATGACCGCCGAGGTCCTCAAGAATGCTCTTCGGACGGCCCTCTACGCGCCCGGCAGCGAGGATTCGCGCCGGGCCGCGGCCGAACTCGAGGACCGGATCCGCGAAGGCCAGATGGCGATGGACAAGGCGGTCGAGCTCGATCCGGAACTTGGTCCAGCCGTGGCGACGCTCAAGGGAGAGGCGGCGACGATCGCGCGCCTCAGCCGCGAGGCGGTCCAGCGGGCGCAGGCCGGCGATCAGGGCGGAGCGCTCCGCCTCCTGTCCGAGGCCGACAGGCTGACCACGACGTTCGGTGCCAATCTGAAGCGCGGAAACGATGAACGGATCGCCGCGAGCGAGGCCGAATCCCACGCGCTTGCCGAGATGACCAACAGCAGCCTGGTGATGGGATTGCTCATCAGCATCCTTGCCACCGGCGGTGCCCTGTTCATGGCCTATTGGGTCGTCAACGGCACGATCGTCACGCCGCTACTGCAGTTGAACGGACAAATGGCGACCCTCGCGCGGGGCGATCATACGATCAGCATCCTCCATCGCGACCGCAACGACGAGATCGGAACCATGAGCCGGTCACTGGCCATCTTCCGCGACCAGGCCGAGGAACGGGCGAAGCTTGAAGAAGAGAAGCAGCAGGCGGCAGCCGAGCAGGAGCTGGTCGTCAAGACGCTCGGCACCCATCTCGACCAGCTCGCCGCTGGCGATCTCACGACCGAGATCAAGGAATATTTCCCGCACAGCTACCGGCAGCTGCGAATGGCCTTCAACGCGGCCATCCAGAGCCTTGGCGGGCTGATCAAGTCGGTCAGCGACAGCACGGCCGAGATTCGTACCGGAAGCGGCGAGATCGCTCAGGCGAGCGAGGATCTTGCTCGGCGGACCGAGAGCAATGCCGCGAGCCTCGAGGAAACCAGCGCGGCCGTGGCCCAGATGGACGGGCGGCTGAAGGCCAGCGCCGCTTCGGCGACCGAGACGGTCGGCCGGGCCGACCAGGCGATCGCCACGGTCAGCGGCGGGCGCGCGGTCGCCGACGAAGCGGTCCAGGCGATGGGCCGGGTCAGCGAAAGCGCCAAGGGCATCGACAGCGTCATCGAGGGTCTCGACAAGATCGCCTTCCAGACTCGAGTGCTGGCGATGAACGCGGCGGTGGAGGCGGGCCGTGCCGGCGAGGCGGGCCGGGGGTTCGCGGTGGTCGCCGACCTCGTCAGCGCGCTCGCCATGCGCGCCGAGGAGGAAGCCAAGAGGGCCCGCGACCAGCTGACCGTCACCCAGACCGACATCGTCACGGCGGTGGATGCCGTCGGCCAGGTCGATGCGGCGCTGCAGAACATCTCGGCCGACGTCGGCGAAGTGCACCAACTGCTCGCCAGCATGGCGTCGGACAACCAGGCGCAGGCGATGGCGATCACCGAGATCAATGCCGCCATCGCCAGCATGGACCAGTCCACCCAGCAGAATGCGGCCATGGTCGAGCAGACGTCGGCGGCGGCGCGCAACCTGCTGAGCGAAGTGACCGGACTGTCCGAGCAGGCGTCCCGCTTCCGCTGCCAGTCCGCAGGCAAGGTCGCCGCCACCGCCGCCGCTGCTGCCACCGCCGCTGCGCCGCGACCGAAACCGCCTGCGACCACTTTCCCGCGACTCGGGAAGGAGGGTTCCTACAAATCCCCGATCACGCCGCTGCCTGCAGCTGCGGTCGAGAGCCTGACGCGCCCGAGCGTCGCGCAGGACGACTGGAACGAATTCTGA
- a CDS encoding spore photoproduct lyase family protein, translating to MADPSIASAPRRTRLPRRLLVTRSAQEHAHGRSIVARAEGLGIPVVPLPANQVRLPPQPDERRAYAEAKATMALVVAPPSKLRLQPIAPSADWRVDLAEGCPAHCAYCYLAGSLSGPPITRVYANLDEIEAVLPDFLGKGRITSRSRARAHEGTTFEASCYTDPLAIEPLTGSLAALIRHFGAWDADVQLRFTSKFADVSSMLDLPHGGRTRMRASVNPPAFHRFEAGTDRVAARLAALRAMALAGYKVGLTIAPIIAAEGWREAYAGLIDLAAEALSGLPGLDLTAELITHRFTPGSREVLASWYPGSDLEMDPALRAEKRTKFAGTKFVYPPELMTELKTFFHAELAAKLPEARVLYWT from the coding sequence ATGGCCGACCCGAGCATCGCTTCCGCACCGCGCCGGACCCGGCTGCCCAGGCGGCTGCTGGTCACCCGTTCGGCGCAGGAGCATGCGCATGGCCGATCGATCGTGGCCCGCGCCGAAGGGCTGGGCATCCCGGTCGTCCCGCTACCCGCCAATCAGGTGCGGCTGCCGCCCCAGCCGGACGAGCGCCGGGCCTATGCCGAGGCCAAGGCGACCATGGCGCTGGTCGTCGCGCCGCCGTCCAAGCTTCGCTTGCAGCCGATCGCGCCAAGCGCCGACTGGCGCGTCGACCTCGCCGAGGGCTGCCCGGCCCATTGCGCCTACTGCTATCTGGCGGGGTCCTTGTCAGGGCCGCCGATCACCCGCGTCTATGCCAATCTAGACGAAATCGAAGCGGTGCTTCCCGACTTCCTCGGCAAGGGCCGCATCACATCGCGGTCGCGCGCCCGGGCGCATGAAGGCACCACCTTCGAGGCGAGCTGCTACACCGACCCGCTCGCGATCGAACCGCTGACCGGCAGCCTCGCCGCGCTGATCCGCCACTTCGGCGCTTGGGACGCCGACGTGCAGCTTCGCTTCACCAGCAAGTTCGCGGACGTTTCATCGATGCTCGACCTGCCGCATGGCGGCCGCACCCGGATGCGCGCGTCGGTCAATCCGCCGGCCTTCCACCGGTTCGAAGCCGGCACAGACCGCGTCGCCGCCAGGCTCGCCGCGCTTCGGGCGATGGCGCTGGCGGGCTACAAGGTGGGGCTGACCATCGCTCCGATCATCGCCGCGGAGGGATGGCGAGAGGCCTATGCGGGGCTGATCGATCTGGCGGCAGAGGCGCTGTCCGGGCTTCCTGGCCTCGACCTCACTGCCGAGCTCATCACCCACCGCTTCACCCCCGGCAGCCGCGAAGTGCTGGCCAGCTGGTATCCGGGCTCCGACCTCGAGATGGACCCGGCTCTCCGCGCCGAGAAGCGGACCAAATTCGCCGGCACCAAGTTCGTCTATCCGCCCGAACTGATGACCGAGCTCAAGACCTTCTTCCACGCCGAACTGGCGGCGAAGCTGCCGGAGGCGCGGGTGCTCTACTGGACGTGA
- a CDS encoding glycoside hydrolase family 108 protein yields MPSLTPPPIVDELIDGLISREGGFVDHAADRGGPTRYGITEAVARAHGYTGPMALLPRGEAAAIYRRLYWLRPAFDQVARRAPRVAAELFDTGANMGPGVAVTFLQRALTALNRNGSDFPDLVPDGRIGAATLAALDAFLALRKDQGETVLLRALEALQGERYLRLAEKRPANEAFLYGWLATRLGQDD; encoded by the coding sequence ATGCCAAGTCTCACACCGCCGCCCATCGTCGATGAGCTGATCGACGGCCTGATCTCCCGCGAGGGCGGCTTCGTCGACCATGCCGCCGACCGCGGCGGACCGACCCGCTACGGCATCACGGAAGCCGTCGCCCGTGCCCACGGCTACACCGGACCGATGGCGCTGCTCCCGCGGGGCGAGGCCGCTGCCATCTACCGCCGCCTTTATTGGCTCCGTCCGGCTTTCGACCAGGTCGCCAGACGCGCACCGCGCGTGGCCGCCGAACTGTTCGACACGGGCGCCAACATGGGGCCGGGCGTGGCGGTCACCTTCCTGCAGCGCGCCTTGACCGCGCTTAACCGGAATGGTTCCGACTTTCCGGACCTGGTGCCCGATGGACGGATCGGTGCGGCGACGCTCGCCGCCCTCGATGCGTTCCTCGCCCTGCGCAAGGACCAAGGCGAAACGGTGCTGCTCCGCGCGCTCGAGGCGCTGCAGGGCGAGCGCTACCTGCGCCTCGCCGAGAAGCGTCCTGCCAACGAGGCCTTCCTCTACGGCTGGCTCGCGACCCGTCTCGGTCAGGACGACTGA
- a CDS encoding holin family protein — translation MPLIEAIVAPLAKLIDKIIPDPQARDRAKLELLKLQGDQEAAQIGQQMQAIIAEANSADPWTSRARPSFLYVMYALMLWSIPMGLIAAANPATAAAIATGMTDYLRNLPNELYTLFGTGYLGYTAARTWGKVKGVER, via the coding sequence ATGCCCCTCATCGAAGCGATCGTCGCCCCGCTCGCCAAGCTGATCGACAAGATCATCCCCGATCCTCAGGCCCGCGACCGCGCCAAGCTCGAACTGCTGAAACTTCAGGGCGACCAGGAAGCCGCGCAGATCGGCCAGCAGATGCAGGCGATCATCGCCGAGGCGAACAGCGCCGATCCCTGGACCAGCCGCGCACGGCCGAGTTTCCTCTACGTCATGTATGCGCTGATGCTCTGGTCGATCCCGATGGGCCTCATCGCCGCGGCCAACCCCGCCACCGCGGCCGCCATCGCCACCGGCATGACCGACTATCTTCGAAACCTGCCGAACGAGCTCTACACCCTCTTCGGCACCGGTTATCTCGGCTACACCGCCGCCCGCACCTGGGGGAAGGTGAAGGGCGTGGAGCGCTGA
- a CDS encoding phospholipase D-like domain-containing protein: MSDLLEPGRNCWRIERSGRASVIIDACYYYRIVRQAMLEAKHRILIIGWDFDPRIILDRTHSDQSLGDFLLELARTKPNVPIKILSWRVGALKLAFRGRALLWLARLAWTKAIRFVMDGAHPPGCSHHQKIVVIDDSFAICGGIDMTGDRWDRSAHADDEPGRVRPNGQAYGPWHDATMACDGPLATALAELARIRWNHATGEDLPAIEDGEPLWPDELRPQFEGSRFAIARTAAAYSEWESIKEIEALTLDLIARARRFIYAENQYFTSPRIAAAIMRRMEEPDPPEIVLVNPIRADGWLEQVAMDATRLRLIQIIGTADPGNRFRIFTPKTEGGQDIYVHAKLMIVDDQVLKIGSANMNNRSLGLDSECDLCLDAATDSEREAMAALRTRLMAEHTNSSEEQVRDAFKRTGSLLATIAELTDKGGRRLEPLPFEAPEGIAKAIAETELLDPKSPDAMFESMSERTLFRPLRGRLKVLRRRGRHLPA, from the coding sequence TTGAGCGACCTGCTCGAACCCGGACGAAATTGCTGGCGGATCGAGCGGTCGGGGAGGGCGTCGGTGATCATCGACGCCTGCTACTATTACCGGATCGTCCGCCAGGCGATGCTGGAAGCGAAGCATCGCATCCTGATCATCGGCTGGGACTTCGATCCGCGGATCATCCTCGACCGCACCCATAGCGACCAGAGCCTCGGCGACTTCCTGCTCGAACTCGCCCGGACCAAGCCCAACGTGCCGATCAAGATCCTGTCGTGGCGGGTCGGCGCGCTCAAGCTGGCATTCCGCGGCCGGGCGCTCCTCTGGCTCGCGCGCCTCGCCTGGACCAAGGCCATCCGCTTCGTCATGGACGGCGCCCATCCCCCCGGCTGCTCGCACCACCAGAAAATCGTCGTGATCGACGATAGCTTCGCCATCTGTGGCGGAATCGACATGACCGGCGACCGCTGGGATCGCTCCGCGCACGCCGATGACGAGCCTGGCCGGGTTCGCCCGAACGGCCAGGCCTACGGTCCGTGGCACGACGCCACCATGGCCTGCGACGGCCCGCTCGCGACCGCCCTGGCCGAACTTGCCCGCATCCGCTGGAACCATGCCACCGGCGAGGACCTCCCGGCCATCGAAGATGGTGAGCCACTGTGGCCGGACGAACTGCGCCCGCAGTTCGAAGGCAGCCGCTTCGCCATCGCCCGCACCGCCGCGGCCTATTCCGAATGGGAGAGCATCAAGGAGATCGAGGCGCTCACCCTTGACCTCATTGCCCGCGCCCGGCGCTTCATTTACGCCGAGAACCAGTATTTCACCTCGCCCCGTATCGCAGCCGCCATCATGCGCCGGATGGAGGAGCCGGATCCGCCCGAAATCGTGCTGGTCAACCCGATCCGCGCCGACGGCTGGCTCGAACAGGTGGCGATGGATGCGACCCGGCTGCGTCTCATCCAGATCATCGGCACCGCCGACCCCGGCAACCGCTTCCGCATCTTCACCCCCAAGACCGAAGGCGGGCAGGACATCTACGTCCATGCCAAGCTGATGATCGTCGACGATCAGGTGCTCAAGATCGGCTCGGCCAACATGAACAACCGCAGCCTCGGCCTCGACAGCGAATGCGACCTCTGCCTCGATGCCGCCACTGACTCCGAGCGAGAGGCGATGGCAGCGCTGCGCACGCGACTCATGGCCGAGCATACGAACAGCAGCGAGGAACAGGTGCGCGACGCCTTCAAGCGCACCGGATCGCTGCTTGCGACCATTGCCGAACTGACCGACAAGGGCGGCCGCCGCCTCGAACCTTTGCCCTTCGAGGCTCCCGAGGGTATCGCCAAGGCGATTGCGGAGACCGAGTTGCTCGACCCCAAGAGCCCTGATGCCATGTTCGAGAGCATGTCCGAGCGCACCCTCTTCCGTCCCCTGCGCGGCCGCTTAAAGGTGCTCCGCCGCCGTGGACGCCATCTTCCCGCCTGA
- a CDS encoding alpha/beta hydrolase, whose protein sequence is MARSSRRRRWPNLPKAAAEMVDRFGWSPVALLNTIDRLTPGRGDRARKLGEGLRFGPHARHHLDVWAPSHPDSAKLPIVVFFYGGGWHSGERTDYGFAGAAFAAQGFLTIVPDYRLVPEVRYPDFLEDAALALRWVWTNAIHYGGDPARISVAGHSAGAYIAAMLALDPRWLAAAQLPSDTVKAGVLLSGPFDFAPFREWRGRATFGSHHDPAETQPINHVRADAPPLLLLHGRSDRLVYAKNSRSLDAALTAVGAPHEIKIYPGCDHAGTVVALSRPFRHRHPVLADAAAFLRSVLGLPTSSSKE, encoded by the coding sequence ATGGCCCGCTCGTCGCGCCGGCGTCGCTGGCCCAACCTGCCGAAGGCTGCCGCCGAGATGGTGGACCGCTTCGGCTGGAGCCCGGTTGCCCTTCTCAACACCATCGACCGCCTCACCCCCGGCCGCGGCGACCGTGCCCGCAAGCTGGGCGAGGGACTGCGATTCGGGCCGCACGCGCGTCACCACCTCGACGTCTGGGCCCCCTCGCACCCGGACAGCGCCAAGTTGCCGATCGTCGTCTTCTTCTACGGTGGCGGGTGGCATTCGGGCGAGCGCACCGATTATGGCTTCGCCGGCGCCGCCTTCGCGGCACAGGGGTTCCTGACCATTGTCCCCGACTATCGGCTGGTGCCCGAGGTCCGCTATCCCGACTTCCTCGAGGATGCCGCGCTGGCACTGCGCTGGGTGTGGACCAACGCCATCCATTATGGCGGCGACCCGGCGCGGATCAGCGTCGCCGGGCATAGCGCCGGAGCCTATATTGCCGCCATGCTGGCGCTCGACCCGCGCTGGCTCGCCGCGGCGCAGCTTCCTTCCGACACGGTGAAGGCCGGCGTGCTTCTCTCGGGCCCGTTCGACTTCGCACCCTTTCGCGAGTGGCGGGGGCGCGCGACCTTCGGGAGCCATCATGATCCGGCTGAGACGCAGCCGATCAACCACGTTCGCGCCGACGCGCCGCCGCTGCTGCTTCTGCACGGAAGATCGGACCGCTTGGTCTATGCCAAGAACAGCCGCAGCCTCGATGCGGCGCTCACTGCCGTCGGAGCGCCGCACGAGATCAAGATCTATCCTGGCTGCGACCATGCCGGGACGGTGGTCGCCCTCTCGCGCCCCTTCCGCCACCGCCACCCGGTGCTCGCTGACGCCGCCGCTTTCTTGCGCTCGGTGCTCGGGCTTCCCACTTCCTCGTCAAAGGAATGA